One genomic segment of Paenibacillus sp. FSL H8-0332 includes these proteins:
- a CDS encoding ATP-binding protein translates to MVVVMGLIASYAILSATPDAPKPRSKEGLLDLTHTSIRTNPLKLQGEWAFYWHELLSPEDIRTRMAGGEPAVRDRYINIPGSWLGYPLDGQALKGEGYATFRLVIRLSEQDSQERLALRLPTIFHGYKLWVNGELLAEVGVVDQDKEGMTPRLATKLVFFQPEGDTVELVMQVANFHHKRGGITKDIELGGSNVLTVRTHLRIAADMFITASLLVIGVYHLLLFMLRRKDRAPLYFGLFTVLFSIRSLLNGELMLTQWLPHFPWELQFKLEYLILCLGGWIITMYFECIFPDYVSRWFRYGSRIVTGTLCLVVVVTPALVYSRMLLLIGVVVVLHMVYLMAGLAHAALRRMEGALIFLLVSVVALATVINDFLYYNEWSPIGNSSPFGLLIFTVAQMLLLSSRFTQAATNEERIARELQEANLKLTGMNANLEQIVLERTHALSAAHEDLRLSYERLLHSEEGRKKLLAYITHDLRMPLSSMLGYVEAVMDRVKPERNEQYLKYIRDNTIRINRMIGELSFLSHLETGQVEYRMEPVQVAQFLRGFYEQYELVVRDAGLDFDLDIGDTAEPGADRPVARIDTQRLEQALFNLVSNAMKFTPGGGLVRLALAVDEVNDTRCAVISVQDSGMGIPPEQLEQIFDRNYRVDRPGLDMGVEGSGLGLAICREIIQAHGGSVRAESDGKTGSIFQVILPLIQEAGE, encoded by the coding sequence GTGGTTGTAGTTATGGGACTGATCGCAAGCTATGCCATCCTGTCTGCAACGCCGGATGCCCCCAAGCCTCGAAGCAAGGAAGGCCTTCTGGATCTAACGCATACCTCTATCCGTACGAATCCGCTGAAGTTACAGGGAGAATGGGCCTTCTATTGGCACGAGCTGCTCTCACCCGAGGATATACGAACCCGGATGGCAGGCGGGGAACCGGCCGTCCGGGACCGGTATATCAACATCCCCGGCTCCTGGCTCGGTTACCCGCTGGACGGTCAAGCGCTGAAGGGCGAAGGCTATGCCACCTTCCGGCTGGTGATCCGGCTTAGTGAGCAGGATAGTCAGGAGCGGCTGGCTCTGCGGCTGCCTACTATTTTTCACGGCTATAAATTATGGGTGAATGGAGAGCTGCTAGCTGAGGTCGGTGTTGTGGATCAGGACAAAGAGGGCATGACTCCGCGTCTGGCGACGAAGTTGGTGTTCTTCCAGCCTGAAGGCGACACGGTGGAGCTGGTGATGCAGGTAGCGAACTTCCATCATAAGCGGGGTGGCATCACCAAGGACATCGAGCTGGGCGGCAGTAATGTGTTAACGGTGCGGACCCATCTGAGGATTGCTGCGGATATGTTCATCACCGCCAGTCTGCTGGTGATCGGCGTGTATCATCTGTTGCTGTTCATGCTGCGGCGCAAAGACCGGGCACCGCTATACTTCGGTCTGTTCACTGTGCTGTTCTCTATCCGCTCCCTGCTGAACGGCGAGCTTATGCTTACCCAGTGGCTGCCTCATTTTCCGTGGGAATTGCAGTTCAAGCTCGAGTATCTGATCCTATGCCTCGGCGGGTGGATAATCACGATGTATTTTGAGTGCATTTTCCCGGATTACGTGTCGCGTTGGTTCCGCTATGGCTCCCGGATCGTCACCGGCACACTCTGTCTGGTGGTTGTGGTGACCCCTGCTCTCGTCTATTCCCGGATGCTGCTGCTGATCGGTGTGGTCGTGGTTCTTCATATGGTGTATCTGATGGCGGGATTGGCTCATGCGGCCTTGCGGCGGATGGAGGGAGCGCTGATCTTCCTGCTGGTGTCGGTGGTGGCTCTGGCTACGGTGATCAACGATTTCCTGTATTACAACGAATGGTCCCCCATCGGGAACAGCTCGCCGTTCGGGCTGCTCATCTTCACGGTCGCCCAGATGCTGCTGCTCTCTTCCAGATTCACGCAGGCAGCAACGAATGAAGAGCGGATCGCGCGGGAGCTGCAGGAGGCCAATCTCAAGCTGACCGGGATGAATGCCAATCTGGAGCAGATTGTGCTGGAGCGCACCCATGCCTTATCCGCAGCCCACGAGGATCTCCGCCTGTCGTATGAGCGGTTACTGCACTCCGAGGAAGGCCGGAAGAAGCTGCTCGCCTACATTACACATGATCTGCGGATGCCGCTGTCCAGTATGCTGGGTTATGTCGAGGCGGTGATGGACAGGGTCAAGCCGGAGCGCAATGAACAGTATCTGAAATATATCCGCGATAACACGATAAGGATCAACCGGATGATCGGGGAGCTGAGCTTCTTGTCCCATCTGGAGACAGGGCAAGTGGAGTACCGGATGGAGCCGGTTCAGGTGGCTCAGTTCCTGCGCGGCTTCTATGAACAATATGAGCTGGTGGTGCGGGATGCGGGGCTGGATTTCGATCTGGACATCGGGGATACAGCAGAACCAGGCGCTGACCGGCCTGTTGCCAGGATCGATACGCAACGATTAGAGCAGGCATTATTCAATTTGGTGTCGAACGCGATGAAGTTTACCCCTGGCGGCGGGTTAGTGCGTCTTGCCTTAGCCGTGGACGAGGTGAATGATACCCGCTGTGCGGTCATCAGCGTACAAGACTCCGGCATGGGTATTCCTCCAGAGCAGCTGGAGCAGATCTTCGACCGCAATTACCGGGTGGACCGGCCGGGGCTGGACATGGGCGTAGAAGGTAGCGGGCTGGGGCTGGCGATATGCAGGGAAATTATACAAGCGCATGGCGGGAGTGTCCGGGCGGAGAGCGACGGGAAGACGGGGTCGATTTTCCAGGTCATATTGCCATTGATTCAGGAAGCAGGAGAGTGA
- a CDS encoding carbohydrate-binding protein, producing MYTKVSARAVSLLAAFALLLSVFFTALPNASAAARGAWSPNTAYAVNDTVTYGGGTYTCLQAHTSLTGWEPTNVPALWKSGSTTTPTPTTPPATNGAIFYADRDYGGKAVTLGTGNYALSQLNNAGIPNDWMSSLKVPSGWTVEVYADDNFGGTKWTYTASSSWVGDSVNDKMSSVKIYTGSPPTTGVTRPSEVPSQIWTYAMNVDNKFGKGGDFALLLSAVIKKESSFGAGLPGSPSAGDGLMQVEPNTRNAYLSQFSAKFGRTYNHSSEQDQVALGGLILDEKISRFGNIYNGLLHYNGGDNWYPGATDSYGRPILADQYANAVYGTYKGYGGQN from the coding sequence TTGTATACCAAAGTATCAGCTAGAGCTGTATCCCTGTTGGCCGCATTCGCATTACTGCTCTCCGTATTCTTCACCGCCTTACCGAATGCAAGTGCAGCCGCGAGAGGAGCATGGTCGCCGAACACGGCCTATGCGGTGAATGACACCGTAACCTATGGGGGAGGTACATATACCTGTCTGCAGGCGCATACGTCACTGACCGGCTGGGAGCCGACGAATGTTCCAGCACTATGGAAAAGCGGCAGCACCACCACACCCACGCCCACCACACCCCCAGCTACGAACGGAGCCATCTTCTATGCGGACAGGGACTATGGCGGCAAGGCCGTCACCCTGGGAACAGGCAATTATGCGCTGTCCCAGTTGAACAATGCGGGCATTCCGAACGACTGGATGTCCTCGCTCAAGGTGCCCAGCGGCTGGACGGTGGAGGTGTATGCGGACGATAATTTCGGCGGCACGAAGTGGACCTACACGGCAAGCTCCTCCTGGGTCGGTGACAGTGTGAATGACAAGATGTCTTCGGTCAAAATCTACACCGGTTCACCGCCCACAACCGGCGTCACCCGCCCCTCCGAGGTGCCCAGCCAGATCTGGACATATGCCATGAATGTGGACAATAAATTCGGCAAAGGCGGAGATTTCGCACTACTACTGAGCGCGGTGATCAAGAAGGAGAGCAGCTTCGGAGCAGGTCTGCCGGGCAGCCCATCCGCCGGTGACGGATTGATGCAGGTCGAGCCGAACACCCGTAACGCCTATCTATCCCAATTCAGCGCCAAATTCGGCCGCACGTATAATCACAGCAGCGAACAGGATCAGGTAGCCTTAGGCGGACTGATTCTCGATGAGAAGATCTCCAGATTCGGCAACATTTACAACGGACTCTTACACTACAACGGAGGCGATAACTGGTATCCAGGCGCCACCGATTCCTACGGCCGCCCGATTCTGGCGGATCAGTATGCGAATGCCGTCTATGGAACGTATAAGGGCTATGGGGGACAGAATTAA
- a CDS encoding phosphotransferase — MDAHLNTAMEALEHYSISCKSVDFIAQSGNTIYKVTDLDNNSYSLRLHISKGDALEQIWSKREVLQSEMVWLEALTLDTDVTLPSPCKNICGEFITEVNHTHCTLLRWVEGEQKPFIPTIEDAGAIGALIGKLHKQASNWSIPAAFERPAFDPSRIRQALNILKERANAGLLDAGDTELLLHAGERVIHMMNSMERTASHWGMIHADLIPSNLVFVGEDVRPIDFGACGFGYYLMDLGWTFSYIHPSFREQLLQSYSMHHPLPDNYTRRLEGFFIAAQLETMNFWLGLPDWQEWLPGHIGKLASREITAYLNNESFLFSGVPYWE; from the coding sequence TTGGATGCACACTTGAATACCGCAATGGAAGCACTGGAGCACTACTCTATAAGCTGCAAGTCGGTTGATTTCATTGCACAGAGCGGCAATACGATCTACAAAGTCACTGATCTGGACAACAATAGTTACAGCCTCCGGTTACATATCTCTAAAGGTGACGCCCTTGAGCAAATCTGGAGTAAGCGAGAAGTCCTTCAATCTGAGATGGTCTGGCTGGAAGCCTTAACCTTGGATACCGATGTGACCCTGCCTTCACCTTGTAAGAATATTTGCGGAGAATTCATTACGGAGGTGAACCATACTCACTGCACTTTGTTACGATGGGTGGAGGGTGAGCAGAAGCCTTTTATTCCTACTATAGAAGACGCCGGGGCCATAGGTGCATTGATCGGCAAGTTACATAAGCAAGCCTCGAACTGGAGCATCCCCGCTGCCTTTGAACGCCCGGCCTTTGATCCCTCCCGGATCAGGCAAGCCCTTAATATACTTAAGGAACGCGCTAATGCCGGACTGCTTGATGCAGGAGATACGGAGCTTCTGCTGCATGCAGGCGAGCGGGTCATTCACATGATGAATTCTATGGAGCGGACCGCCAGCCATTGGGGCATGATTCATGCTGATTTGATTCCAAGTAATTTAGTGTTTGTGGGAGAAGATGTGCGGCCTATTGATTTTGGTGCTTGCGGGTTCGGTTATTACTTAATGGATTTGGGCTGGACGTTCTCCTACATCCATCCTTCGTTCAGAGAACAGCTGCTTCAGTCTTATTCCATGCATCATCCGTTACCTGATAACTATACCCGGCGGTTAGAGGGTTTTTTCATTGCAGCACAGCTGGAGACCATGAATTTCTGGCTGGGCCTGCCGGACTGGCAGGAATGGCTGCCCGGGCATATCGGTAAATTAGCCAGTAGAGAGATTACGGCCTACTTAAACAATGAATCGTTCCTATTTAGCGGAGTGCCGTATTGGGAATAA
- a CDS encoding MFS transporter: MINLGQNWKIFILAVVCFIVGTSEYMITGILDKVAADTGVTLSQAGQLMTVYALAYAIGTPVLMGVTARFDRRKLLLYSLGLIIVSNALIMIFPGYGFMLLARVVMALGTGVFVVTSLALAAKLAPSNKKGSAIATVLMGVTASLILGVPIGRVIAAAYDWRLIFGGISLLAMVSLPVLASAIPRMEGDEPISFAKQLAMVKRPRIALSLAINFFMTMGYGIAFTYLSPYLLEVAGMSDRWVSGALFAYGIASLIGSKAGGSGTDRWGVARTLTGATLLNMVMLILLSVVSGTSIFLVFSVLVLWSLFSWAASPSQQYDLLTLSPKTSGVMLALNTSVLQLAIAAGAGLGGIVINYLSLQAITWVAAASVAVAAMISAALFGRISYRSRQESQRAEILTSTAPE, encoded by the coding sequence ATGATTAATTTGGGACAAAACTGGAAAATCTTCATACTTGCTGTGGTCTGCTTTATTGTCGGGACATCCGAATACATGATCACGGGCATTCTAGATAAAGTTGCCGCAGATACCGGAGTGACATTATCTCAGGCTGGACAGTTAATGACCGTCTACGCACTAGCCTACGCCATAGGTACCCCGGTCCTAATGGGGGTCACCGCCCGGTTTGACCGTCGAAAGTTGTTGTTGTACTCGCTTGGCTTAATCATCGTGAGTAATGCGCTAATCATGATTTTTCCGGGATATGGATTTATGCTGCTTGCACGGGTAGTCATGGCGCTCGGAACTGGTGTATTTGTCGTGACATCGCTTGCCTTAGCCGCTAAGTTAGCGCCTTCGAACAAGAAGGGGAGTGCGATTGCAACGGTGTTAATGGGTGTCACCGCTTCACTTATCTTGGGCGTGCCCATTGGCCGGGTGATTGCCGCAGCGTACGATTGGAGGCTGATTTTCGGCGGCATTAGCCTTCTTGCTATGGTCAGTCTGCCCGTCCTGGCAAGCGCAATACCGCGGATGGAAGGTGATGAGCCGATCTCCTTTGCCAAACAACTGGCTATGGTGAAGAGACCGCGAATCGCACTCTCTCTCGCCATTAACTTTTTTATGACGATGGGTTATGGCATTGCCTTCACATATTTGTCGCCTTATCTGCTGGAAGTTGCCGGAATGAGCGATCGATGGGTAAGCGGAGCCCTGTTCGCATACGGCATTGCCAGTCTAATCGGGTCAAAGGCAGGGGGAAGCGGCACCGATCGATGGGGTGTAGCCAGAACGTTAACTGGAGCAACGTTGTTAAATATGGTGATGCTGATATTGTTATCGGTAGTCTCTGGCACTTCCATATTCCTTGTTTTCTCGGTGCTGGTGCTTTGGTCGCTCTTCTCCTGGGCAGCTTCTCCAAGCCAGCAATATGATCTTCTTACCTTGTCTCCCAAGACATCTGGTGTCATGCTTGCCCTCAACACATCTGTGCTGCAACTGGCGATAGCAGCGGGGGCTGGACTCGGAGGCATTGTCATTAACTATTTATCGCTGCAAGCCATTACGTGGGTCGCTGCTGCCTCCGTTGCTGTAGCGGCTATGATTTCTGCTGCGTTGTTCGGCAGGATAAGCTATCGGTCGCGCCAAGAGAGTCAAAGAGCAGAAATACTAACATCTACAGCTCCGGAATAA
- a CDS encoding type 1 glutamine amidotransferase family protein has product MNNKVYLYVLDTMADWEVGYLTAELNSGRCYKEGQAPSTIVTVANEKTLITTMGGLKIMPDITVDECSMASGDALILPGGETWTEAIHKPILGLAERCIQEDILVAAICGATMGLAQTGLLNSRPHTSNDLEYLKMICPTYTGEEFYQNQPAVTDGKLITATGIAPLEFTMHVLKALDVFAPDKLDAWYGLYKTQEAKYYYALMG; this is encoded by the coding sequence ATGAATAATAAGGTATATCTATATGTGTTAGACACCATGGCCGACTGGGAGGTAGGGTATCTAACGGCTGAACTGAACTCGGGAAGGTGTTACAAGGAGGGACAAGCCCCATCTACAATAGTAACCGTAGCCAATGAGAAGACACTGATCACTACCATGGGCGGACTGAAAATAATGCCTGACATCACGGTGGATGAGTGCAGCATGGCAAGCGGAGATGCCTTGATTCTACCCGGCGGTGAGACATGGACCGAAGCCATCCACAAGCCGATCCTTGGGCTCGCTGAGAGATGTATACAGGAGGATATATTAGTGGCAGCGATCTGCGGGGCTACCATGGGACTTGCCCAGACCGGACTGCTGAACTCACGCCCACATACAAGCAATGACCTGGAGTATCTCAAAATGATCTGTCCCACCTACACCGGCGAAGAGTTCTATCAGAACCAGCCTGCTGTAACGGACGGCAAGCTGATCACAGCAACCGGCATCGCCCCGCTGGAATTCACCATGCATGTATTGAAAGCCCTGGATGTATTTGCACCAGACAAATTAGATGCCTGGTATGGTCTGTATAAGACACAGGAAGCGAAGTATTACTATGCGTTGATGGGATAA
- a CDS encoding ABC transporter substrate-binding protein, translating into MLKSTLIMIINVEGGYILLFKRKAAIHACIALLLVFLTACGGEEGGVATQNTSLAPQFLTVQHKFGETDIPVHPQRIASINLEDMLLSLDLPVVLAVTAGSDNYLMPQLQARDIQVLPSLSPEAVLESNPDLIIAFDVITQEDYDALSKIAPTIVYNRRTWRSSITEIAKDLGQEEKAVAALKAHEEKVAQAREDLAPVIAAQPTVALVRVTAKDFRLYFPSILSSEQVQGYATALYHDLGLQADPLALDLQKKEPERENATISMELLPQIKADYIFVTVGSASGGPEDYKKDLEGFAEIEKSAVWKALPAYQQGNIYMVGAKHWISDGMLADDLKINDIVQALGK; encoded by the coding sequence ATGCTAAAATCAACATTGATAATGATTATCAATGTTGAGGGAGGGTATATTTTGCTTTTCAAACGTAAAGCTGCTATTCATGCATGTATTGCACTTTTGCTTGTATTTCTGACCGCTTGTGGAGGAGAAGAAGGGGGAGTCGCCACACAAAACACTTCTTTGGCTCCCCAATTTCTCACGGTTCAGCATAAATTCGGTGAAACGGATATTCCTGTCCATCCGCAACGGATTGCTTCGATCAATCTGGAGGATATGCTGCTCTCTCTTGATTTACCGGTCGTGCTGGCTGTAACGGCGGGGTCGGACAATTACTTGATGCCACAGCTGCAAGCCCGGGATATCCAGGTGCTCCCATCCCTTTCGCCGGAGGCGGTGCTTGAGTCGAACCCCGACTTGATCATTGCATTCGATGTTATCACACAGGAAGATTACGATGCCCTGTCCAAAATCGCGCCGACAATCGTCTATAACCGCCGGACGTGGAGAAGTTCAATTACTGAGATCGCCAAAGATCTAGGTCAGGAGGAGAAAGCGGTAGCTGCTCTCAAAGCCCATGAAGAGAAGGTGGCGCAGGCTAGGGAGGATCTGGCACCTGTTATAGCGGCCCAACCTACGGTAGCGTTAGTTCGGGTTACGGCCAAAGATTTCCGCCTGTATTTCCCGTCGATTCTGTCCTCTGAGCAGGTGCAAGGCTATGCGACCGCCCTGTACCATGATCTTGGTCTGCAGGCCGATCCACTTGCCTTGGATTTGCAGAAGAAGGAACCCGAAAGAGAAAATGCGACAATATCGATGGAGTTGTTACCACAAATTAAGGCCGACTATATATTCGTCACAGTTGGCAGCGCCAGTGGAGGGCCGGAAGATTATAAGAAGGATCTCGAAGGCTTCGCCGAAATTGAGAAATCCGCTGTCTGGAAGGCGCTTCCAGCTTATCAGCAAGGGAATATCTATATGGTTGGAGCCAAACACTGGATAAGCGATGGCATGTTGGCCGATGATCTGAAAATTAACGATATCGTCCAAGCGCTCGGGAAGTAG